One part of the Aquila chrysaetos chrysaetos chromosome 26, bAquChr1.4, whole genome shotgun sequence genome encodes these proteins:
- the LOC115336180 gene encoding histone H2A-IV yields MSGRGKQGGKARAKAKSRSSRAGLQFPVGRVHRLLRKGNYAERVGAGAPVYLAAVLEYLTAEILELAGNAARDNKKTRIIPRHLQLAIRNDEELNKLLGKVTIAQGGVLPNIQAVLLPKKTDSHKAKAK; encoded by the coding sequence ATGTCCGGCCGCGGGAAGCAGGGCGGGAAGGCGCGGGCCAAGGCCAAGTCGCGCTCGTCGCGGGCCGGGCTGCAGTTCCCCGTGGGTCGCGTGCACCGGCTGCTGCGCAAGGGCAACTACGCGGAGCGGGTGGGCGCCGGCGCCCCGGTGTACCTGGCGGCCGTGCTGGAGTACCTGACGGCCGAGATCCTGGAGCTGGCGGGCAACGCGGCCCGCGACAACAAGAAGACGCGCATCATCCCCCGGCACCTGCAGCTGGCCATCCGCAACGACGAGGAGCTCAACAAGCTGCTGGGCAAGGTGACCATCGCGCAGGGCGGGGTGCTGCCCAACATCCAGGCCGTGCTGCTGCCCAAGAAGACCGACAGCCACAAGGCTAAAGCCAAGTAA
- the LOC115336193 gene encoding histone H2B 5 — MPEPAKSAPAPKKGSKKAVTKTQKKGDKKRRKSRKESYSIYVYKVLKQVHPDTGISSKAMGIMNSFVNDIFERIAGEASRLAHYNKRSTITSREIQTAVRLLLPGELAKHAVSEGTKAVTKYTSSK, encoded by the coding sequence ATGCCCGAGCCAGCCAAGTCCGCCCCCGCGCCCAAGAAGGGCTCCAAGAAAGCCGTCACTAAGACGCAGAAGAAGGGCGACAAGAAACGGCGCAAGAGCCGCAAGGAGAGCTACTCGATCTACGTGTACAAGGTGCTGAAGCAGGTGCACCCCGACACGGGCATCTCGTCCAAGGCCATGGGCATCATGAACTCCTTCGTCAACGACATCTTTGAGCGCATCGCCGGCGAGGCCTCGCGCCTGGCGCACTACAACAAGCGCTCCACCATCACCTCGCGGGAGATCCAGACGGCCGTGCGGCTCCTGCTGCCCGGCGAGCTGGCCAAGCACGCCGTCTCCGAGGGCACCAAGGCCGTCACCAAGTACACCAGCTCCAAATAA
- the LOC115336166 gene encoding histone H1.11L, whose product MGAPRRVLQPPRSRPRSIAMSEVAPAPAAEAAPAAAAPAPAAKATAKKPKKAAGGSKARKPAGPSVTELITKAVSASKERKGLSLAALKKALAAGGYDVEKNNSRIKLGLKSLVSKGTLVQTKGTGASGSFRLSKKPGEVKEKAPKKRAAAAKPKKAAAKKPASAAKKPKKAVTAKKSPKKAKKPVAAAAKKSAKSPKKATKAAKPKKAAAAAKSPAKAKAVKPKAAKPKAAKPKAAKAKKAAPKKK is encoded by the coding sequence ATGGGGGCGCCGCGGCGGGTGCTGCAGCCGCCGCGCTCCCGTCCGCGCAGCATCGCTATGTCCGAGGTCGCTCCCGCCCCCGCTGCTGAggcagcgcccgccgccgccgccccggcccccgccgccaAGGCCACCGCCAAGAAGCCGAAAAAGGCGGCGGGCGGCTCCAAAGCCCGCAAGCCGGCCGGCCCCAGCGTAACCGAGCTGATCACCAAGGCCGTGTCCGCCTCCAAGGAGCGCAAGGGGCTCTCGCTCGCCGCGCTCAAGAAGGCGCTGGCCGCCGGCGGCTACGACGTGGAGAAGAACAACAGCCGCATCAAGCTGGGGCTCAAGAGCCTGGTCAGCAAGGGCACCCTGGTGCAGACCAAGGGCACCGGCGCCTCCGGTTCTTTCCGTCTCAGCAAAAAGCCCGGCGAAGTGAAGGAAAAAGCCCCCAAGAAGCGGGCAGCCGCCGCCAAACCCAAGAAGGCAGCAGCTAAGAAACCCGCCAGCGCTGCCAAGAAGCCCAAGAAAGCGGTGACAGCGAAGAAGAGCCCCAAGAAAGCGAAGAAGCCGGTGGCCGCCGCGGCCAAGAAATCAGCCAAGAGCCCCAAGAAGGCGACCAAGGCTGCCAAGCCCAAAAaagcggcggcagcggcgaaGAGCCCGGCCAAGGCGAAGGCGGTGAAGCCCAAGGCAGCCAAGCCCAAGGCGGCCAAGCCCAAAGCGGCCAAGGCGAAGAAGGCGGCACCCAAGAAGAAGTAA
- the LOC115336176 gene encoding histone H3, with protein MARTKQTARKSTGGKAPRKQLATKAARKSAPATGGVKKPHRYRPGTVALREIRRYQKSTELLIRKLPFQRLVREIAQDFKTDLRFQSSAVMALQEASEAYLVGLFEDTNLCAIHAKRVTIMPKDIQLARRIRGERA; from the coding sequence ATGGCGCGCACGAAGCAGACAGCGCGTAAGTCGACGGGCGGGAAGGCGCCCCGCAAGCAGCTGGCCACCAAGGCGGCGCGTAAGAGCGCGCCGGCCACTGGCGGCGTGAAGAAGCCGCACCGCTACCGGCCCGGCACGGTGGCGCTGCGCGAGATCCGGCGCTACCAGAAGTCGACGGAGCTGCTGATCCGCAAGCTGCCCTTCCAGCGCCTGGTGCGGGAGATCGCGCAGGACTTCAAGACCGACCTGCGCTTCCAGAGCTCGGCCGTGATGGCGCTGCAGGAGGCGAGCGAGGCGTACCTGGTGGGGCTCTTCGAGGACACCAACCTCTGCGCCATCCACGCCAAGCGCGTCACCATCATGCCCAAGGACATCCAGCTGGCCCGCCGCATCCGCGGCGAGCGCGCCTGA
- the LOC115336177 gene encoding histone H3 has protein sequence MARTKQTARKSTGGKAPRKQLATKAARKSAPATGGVKKPHRYRPGTVALREIRRYQKSTELLIRKLPFQRLVREIAQDFKTDLRFQSSAVMALQEASEAYLVGLFEDTNLCAIHAKRVTIMPKDIQLARRIRGERA, from the coding sequence ATGGCGCGCACGAAGCAGACAGCGCGTAAGTCGACGGGCGGGAAGGCGCCCCGCAAGCAGCTGGCCACCAAGGCGGCGCGTAAGAGCGCGCCGGCCACTGGCGGCGTGAAGAAGCCGCACCGCTACCGGCCCGGCACGGTGGCGCTGCGCGAGATCCGGCGCTACCAGAAGTCGACGGAGCTGCTGATCCGCAAGCTGCCCTTCCAGCGCCTGGTGCGGGAGATCGCGCAGGACTTCAAGACCGACCTGCGCTTCCAGAGCTCGGCTGTGATGGCGCTGCAGGAGGCGAGCGAGGCGTACCTGGTGGGGCTCTTCGAGGACACCAACCTCTGCGCCATCCACGCCAAGCGCGTCACCATCATGCCCAAGGACATCCAGCTGGCCCGCCGCATCCGCGGCGAGCGCGCCTGA